Proteins encoded within one genomic window of Nitrospina gracilis 3/211:
- a CDS encoding class I tRNA ligase family protein produces the protein MQEYDHKAIEARWQEHWDTNRSFSVTEDPSKEKYYLLEMFPYPSGRIHMGHVRNYTIGDALARFKMMKGYNVLHPIGWDSFGMPAENAAIQHKSHPAKWTFENIDTMRTQLKRLGLSYDWSREVATCKPDYYKWNQWCFLKFHERGLVYRKNSTVNWCESCQTVLANEQVIDDRCWRCDNVVIKKEQEGWFFKITEYADRLLEGCRELEGGWPEQVLAMQSNWIGKSFGAEVDFAVKGAKETIRIFTTRPDTLWGATFMVLAPEHPLTKKLSRGTEQEQAVD, from the coding sequence ATGCAGGAATACGATCACAAAGCCATTGAAGCGCGCTGGCAGGAGCACTGGGACACGAACCGGTCGTTCTCCGTCACCGAGGACCCGTCGAAAGAAAAGTACTATCTTCTGGAGATGTTCCCCTACCCCTCCGGGCGCATCCACATGGGCCACGTGCGCAACTACACCATCGGCGACGCCCTCGCCCGCTTCAAGATGATGAAAGGCTACAACGTCCTGCACCCCATCGGCTGGGACAGCTTCGGCATGCCCGCGGAGAACGCCGCCATCCAGCACAAGTCGCACCCCGCCAAGTGGACGTTCGAGAACATCGACACCATGCGCACGCAGTTGAAGCGGCTCGGCCTCAGCTACGACTGGAGCCGCGAGGTGGCGACGTGCAAGCCGGATTACTACAAGTGGAACCAGTGGTGCTTCCTGAAATTCCACGAACGCGGCCTGGTGTACCGTAAGAACTCGACGGTCAACTGGTGCGAATCGTGCCAGACGGTGCTCGCCAACGAACAGGTCATCGACGACCGCTGCTGGCGTTGCGACAACGTGGTCATCAAAAAAGAACAGGAAGGCTGGTTCTTCAAAATCACCGAATACGCCGACCGCCTGCTGGAAGGCTGCAGGGAACTGGAAGGCGGCTGGCCGGAGCAGGTGCTGGCGATGCAGAGCAACTGGATCGGCAAGAGCTTCGGCGCGGAGGTGGACTTTGCAGTGAAAGGCGCGAAGGAGACCATCCGCATCTTCACCACGCGGCCGGACACGCTGTGGGGCGCGACGTTCATGGTGCTCGCGCCGGAACACCCGCTGACCAAAAAACTGTCGCGCGGCACGGAACAGGAACAGGCGGTCGATG
- a CDS encoding 3-deoxy-D-manno-octulosonic acid transferase — translation MLYVPSLPHAVESRRHPRPAAVFFYCIINGKKTRGLGHHFGYVPSVNREEGRPLVWVQALSFGEVNAAAPVLRRLHEDRPDLDIVVSVTTDSGYDGARRQMPFARQIFFAPIDCWPFLNLALARIRPDLYVLTDTGFWPGMIYLLKARGIPQVLFNGRLSEKSLKCYGFVKPWVRGLLNRFDLICMQSEAGRQAMVSLGAEPEKLRVVGDTKYDGLKPVGEPEGFRLREALRIPASHPVWVAGSTHPGEEAIVLDAYEQLRARFPKLTLVLAPRRLERVGEVMKLIEARGLDAMRKSELKPDDSHGRDVIVLDTMGELAKLYAVGDVTFVGRSLVAPGGGHSLIEPAAQGKVVLHGPFVENVQHSADELGALGIAIEVADADTMAKRITELFEEDTLHAKLTEKAVTLVKEKKAPRVRWQD, via the coding sequence ATCCTTTATGTCCCTTCTCTACCACACGCTGTCGAGTCTCGCCGTCATCCTCGTCCTGCCGCTGTTTTTTTCTACTGCATCATCAATGGCAAAAAAACACGCGGGCTGGGTCACCACTTCGGCTACGTGCCGAGCGTGAACCGCGAGGAAGGACGTCCGCTCGTCTGGGTGCAGGCCTTGTCGTTCGGCGAGGTCAACGCCGCTGCGCCGGTACTGCGCCGCCTGCATGAGGACCGGCCCGATCTCGATATCGTGGTGTCGGTCACCACCGATTCCGGTTACGACGGCGCACGGCGGCAGATGCCGTTCGCGCGCCAGATCTTCTTTGCGCCGATCGACTGCTGGCCGTTTCTCAATCTGGCGCTGGCGCGCATCCGCCCCGACCTCTACGTGCTCACCGACACGGGCTTCTGGCCGGGCATGATCTACCTGCTGAAAGCGCGCGGCATCCCGCAGGTGCTGTTCAACGGGCGGCTGTCGGAGAAATCGCTCAAGTGCTACGGCTTCGTCAAGCCGTGGGTGCGCGGACTGCTCAATCGCTTCGACCTCATCTGCATGCAGAGCGAGGCGGGGCGGCAGGCGATGGTCAGCCTCGGCGCGGAACCGGAGAAACTGCGCGTGGTGGGCGACACCAAGTACGACGGACTGAAACCCGTCGGCGAGCCGGAAGGCTTCCGCCTGCGCGAGGCGTTGCGCATTCCGGCCAGCCATCCGGTGTGGGTGGCGGGAAGCACACATCCGGGCGAAGAGGCCATCGTGCTCGATGCCTACGAACAACTGCGCGCGCGGTTCCCCAAACTGACGCTGGTGCTCGCGCCCCGGCGGCTGGAACGGGTGGGCGAGGTGATGAAACTGATCGAGGCGCGCGGCCTCGACGCCATGCGCAAAAGCGAGTTGAAGCCCGACGACTCCCACGGCCGCGACGTGATCGTGCTCGACACCATGGGCGAGCTGGCGAAGCTGTACGCGGTGGGCGACGTGACGTTTGTCGGGCGCAGTCTCGTCGCGCCCGGCGGCGGGCACAGCCTCATCGAGCCGGCGGCGCAGGGCAAGGTCGTTCTGCACGGACCCTTCGTCGAAAACGTGCAGCACTCGGCGGACGAACTGGGCGCGCTCGGCATCGCCATCGAAGTCGCCGATGCCGACACCATGGCCAAACGCATCACTGAGTTGTTCGAGGAAGACACCCTGCACGCCAAACTGACGGAGAAAGCGGTGACGCTGGTCAAAGAAAAAAAGGCGCCTCGCGTGAGATGGCAGGATTGA
- a CDS encoding 3-deoxy-D-manno-octulosonic acid transferase, with protein MIAIYHLITGLVFVAVSPFLLVRMAFNADFREEMLERWSNWKSLPACNDTLWVHASSVGEVRVARVLIQGLLKRFPHHQVVLSTFTPTGYRQAVEFDLCPVFRLPPDLFWLTAGVLDRLHPALLVLIEAEFWPGLLHQCAAREVPVLLVNGRMSRKSARRYRQIAPLFRWMVAGVNRFAMRSEEDTERLLSLGIPEARVDTTGNMKFDALPETAATPQERQDASLVVFGSTRPGDEPPILDAITRLMQEVGNAPKRFVLAPRHPNRCDEVEAMLLNRGLHYQRFSELDGQPNDDTAIVLVDEIGHLNDFYRQSQLAFVGGGFSPEFGGQNILEPALHGVPVVFGPHMDNFREEARLLVESGGGIQLTSEDELYPVLRNLLEQPEDIELRGRLAHETVEKNRGALDANLRILEQLLAPTTE; from the coding sequence ATGATTGCGATCTATCATCTTATCACAGGCCTCGTGTTTGTGGCGGTTTCGCCTTTCCTCCTCGTGCGGATGGCATTCAATGCCGACTTCCGCGAGGAAATGCTTGAACGCTGGAGCAACTGGAAATCCCTGCCAGCCTGCAATGACACGCTGTGGGTGCACGCGTCTTCCGTCGGCGAGGTGCGGGTCGCGCGGGTGTTGATCCAGGGACTGCTAAAACGCTTTCCGCACCACCAGGTGGTGCTCTCCACCTTCACCCCGACGGGATACCGGCAGGCGGTGGAGTTCGATCTCTGTCCCGTGTTCCGTCTGCCGCCGGATTTGTTCTGGCTCACCGCCGGGGTGCTCGACCGACTGCACCCGGCCCTGCTGGTGTTGATCGAAGCCGAGTTCTGGCCGGGACTCCTGCACCAGTGCGCGGCGCGGGAGGTGCCGGTCCTGCTGGTCAACGGCCGCATGTCGAGGAAGTCCGCCAGACGCTACCGGCAGATCGCTCCCCTGTTCCGTTGGATGGTCGCAGGCGTGAACCGCTTCGCCATGCGTTCCGAAGAAGACACGGAACGTTTATTGAGCCTGGGCATTCCAGAAGCGCGGGTGGACACCACGGGCAACATGAAATTCGACGCCCTGCCGGAAACCGCCGCCACCCCGCAGGAAAGACAGGACGCGTCGCTTGTCGTGTTCGGTTCGACGCGCCCCGGCGACGAACCACCCATCCTCGACGCCATCACCCGCCTCATGCAGGAAGTGGGAAATGCGCCGAAGCGGTTCGTCCTTGCGCCGCGTCATCCGAACCGTTGCGACGAGGTGGAGGCGATGCTCCTCAACCGCGGTCTGCATTACCAGCGGTTCAGCGAGCTGGACGGGCAACCGAACGACGACACCGCCATCGTACTGGTCGATGAAATCGGCCACCTCAACGACTTTTACCGGCAGAGCCAACTGGCGTTCGTCGGCGGCGGCTTCAGCCCGGAGTTCGGCGGGCAAAACATCCTCGAGCCTGCCCTGCACGGCGTGCCGGTGGTGTTCGGTCCGCACATGGACAACTTCCGGGAAGAAGCTAGGCTTTTGGTGGAGTCCGGCGGCGGCATTCAGCTGACGAGCGAGGACGAACTTTATCCGGTGCTTCGCAATCTCCTGGAGCAACCGGAAGACATCGAACTGCGCGGCCGGCTGGCGCACGAGACCGTCGAAAAAAACCGCGGCGCATTGGACGCGAACCTGCGCATCCTCGAACAGCTGCTCGCACCCACAACCGAGTGA
- the lpxK gene encoding tetraacyldisaccharide 4'-kinase, with the protein MSIESLFYQVISPGRRFYHVPLYLLLRSVSVFYGLAQKLRVACYRMKILPTRKLEKRVISVGNLTLGGTGKTPTVVCIAEILKRHGYRPAVLSRGYGGESPLAVNVVSDGRDVLMSPAEAGDEPVMMARRLEGVPVLTAKSRYASGRFAIDNLGADVLILDDGYQHLPLYRDLNIILCDHQDPFGNGCIFPAGELREPLSQIERADVICLTRYRPSVNHSLIDHNPKQVPVIATQLRPIDLIHPPTGKVTPLSELKGRRVGLFCGIGNPADFKASLEALGAEVVAKFAFPDHYAYRGEDLKEIETRARKNGAELLVTTEKDAVKFFDHAFELPWHVLRVALEVVEGEEAWLRLIVPEHSGERVGGAGAGT; encoded by the coding sequence ATGAGCATCGAGTCCTTGTTCTACCAGGTCATCTCTCCCGGCCGCCGCTTCTACCATGTGCCACTCTACCTCCTTTTAAGAAGCGTGTCGGTATTTTACGGTCTGGCACAGAAACTGCGGGTGGCCTGTTACCGCATGAAAATCCTGCCGACGCGCAAACTGGAGAAACGCGTGATCAGCGTTGGCAACCTGACGCTGGGCGGTACGGGAAAAACGCCGACCGTGGTGTGCATCGCCGAAATCCTGAAACGCCACGGGTACCGTCCGGCGGTGTTGAGCCGCGGATACGGGGGCGAGTCGCCGCTGGCGGTCAACGTGGTTTCCGACGGCAGGGACGTGTTGATGTCGCCCGCCGAGGCCGGGGACGAGCCGGTGATGATGGCGCGTCGGCTGGAAGGCGTGCCCGTGCTCACCGCCAAGAGCCGGTATGCCAGCGGACGCTTCGCCATCGACAATCTCGGAGCGGATGTGTTGATCCTCGACGACGGCTACCAGCACCTGCCGCTTTACCGCGATCTCAATATCATTTTATGTGATCATCAGGATCCTTTCGGCAACGGATGCATTTTCCCGGCGGGCGAACTGCGGGAGCCGCTCAGCCAGATCGAACGCGCCGACGTCATCTGCCTCACCCGCTACCGTCCCTCGGTGAACCACAGCCTGATCGACCACAACCCGAAGCAGGTTCCCGTCATCGCCACGCAACTCAGGCCGATCGATCTCATCCATCCGCCGACGGGCAAGGTGACGCCGCTTTCCGAATTGAAAGGGCGGCGCGTGGGGTTGTTCTGCGGTATCGGCAATCCTGCCGACTTCAAGGCATCGCTCGAGGCGCTGGGCGCGGAGGTGGTGGCAAAATTCGCCTTCCCGGATCATTACGCCTACCGCGGCGAGGATTTAAAAGAAATCGAGACGCGTGCCCGCAAAAACGGGGCGGAACTCCTCGTGACCACGGAAAAAGATGCCGTTAAGTTCTTCGATCATGCGTTTGAATTGCCGTGGCACGTGCTCCGCGTTGCGCTGGAAGTGGTGGAAGGTGAGGAAGCCTGGTTGCGCTTGATCGTGCCGGAGCATTCTGGGGAACGCGTGGGGGGTGCCGGTGCCGGAACCTGA
- a CDS encoding tetratricopeptide repeat protein produces the protein MLNIVRPVKWSQLLIFFLLMTMFASCANPINRVTFRKYIESGNVAENRGNLELARENYKRALINVNLGNLSEEEWAYAAYEYGRISGYLCDHEEAEKYMLQSLEIKERLEFPLDFKAKSYFELARFYYDSDQYAQSIPYFDKGIQLAEILGGEKTDPIAFANILDEHASALRKTGAEQQADTIAKRAETIREQNSGQQAHFKPTRYNQNCPKTR, from the coding sequence ATGTTGAACATCGTCCGCCCAGTTAAATGGAGCCAACTGTTAATATTCTTTTTATTGATGACAATGTTTGCGTCCTGTGCGAACCCCATCAATAGGGTGACTTTTAGAAAATATATCGAGTCGGGGAATGTTGCGGAGAACAGGGGCAACCTGGAACTTGCACGAGAAAATTACAAAAGGGCTCTTATCAATGTCAATTTGGGCAACCTGAGTGAAGAAGAATGGGCTTATGCGGCTTATGAATACGGCAGAATTTCCGGATACTTGTGCGATCACGAAGAAGCAGAAAAATATATGCTGCAGTCACTGGAGATAAAAGAGAGGCTGGAATTTCCCCTGGACTTCAAGGCAAAAAGTTACTTTGAACTGGCGAGATTTTATTATGATAGTGACCAATATGCCCAATCGATCCCTTATTTCGACAAGGGTATCCAATTGGCAGAGATTTTGGGTGGCGAAAAAACAGATCCCATAGCTTTCGCTAATATTCTGGATGAGCACGCCTCAGCCCTGCGCAAAACCGGTGCAGAGCAGCAAGCAGATACGATCGCTAAGCGAGCGGAAACAATCCGCGAACAGAACTCTGGCCAACAAGCCCATTTCAAACCCACCCGCTACAATCAGAACTGCCCCAAGACACGCTAA
- a CDS encoding class I tRNA ligase family protein, which yields FIKKVQSQDTIARTAEGGDKLGVFTGAYAMNPVNGESIPVWSANFVLMDYGTGAIMSVPAHDQRDFEFAQKYDLNIRVVIEPPDGTRDPDHLKEAFTEEGPMIQSGGFDGLVGEEARLKVCEYLKTKGIGERTINYRLRDWGVSRQRYWGTPVPMVFCDACGTVPVPYDQLPVELPLDAQLGERGQSPLKTLDSFINTTCPKCNGAAKRETDTLDTFICSSWYFDRYTSPQADDAPFQKKAVDYWMPVDQYIGGIEHAILHLLYSRFFHHVFRDLGLVQSNEPFSHLLTQGMVIKDGAKMSKSKGNVVDPDRIIERYGADTARLFILFAAPPVKDLEWSDQGVEGCSRFLKRVWRLFAELSDSVQGVEPGNGGDALPDELKELRRQTHVTIKRVTEDVEKRMQFNTAIAATMEFINHLYTFKDWWNAQKNASPEHKAVLRQAVESLILVLSPFAPHIAEEMASRLKFSKATHECAWPVFEAQHMQADEMTIVVQVNGKVRQKLSVPSEIADDDLKQQCLGDERVREWLNGKEPRKVIVVPKKLVNIVV from the coding sequence ATTTCATCAAGAAGGTGCAGAGCCAGGACACCATCGCCCGCACCGCCGAGGGCGGCGACAAGCTGGGCGTGTTCACCGGCGCGTACGCCATGAACCCGGTGAACGGCGAGTCCATCCCGGTGTGGTCGGCCAACTTCGTGCTCATGGATTACGGCACCGGCGCCATCATGTCGGTCCCGGCGCACGACCAGCGCGACTTTGAGTTCGCCCAAAAATACGATCTCAACATCCGCGTTGTCATCGAGCCGCCCGACGGCACCCGCGACCCGGATCACCTGAAGGAAGCGTTCACCGAGGAAGGACCGATGATCCAGTCCGGCGGATTCGACGGTCTCGTCGGTGAAGAAGCGCGGCTCAAGGTATGCGAATACCTGAAAACGAAAGGCATCGGCGAGCGCACCATCAATTACCGCCTGCGCGACTGGGGCGTGTCGCGGCAACGCTACTGGGGCACACCGGTGCCGATGGTATTCTGCGACGCCTGCGGCACCGTGCCGGTGCCGTACGATCAATTGCCGGTCGAGTTGCCGCTCGACGCGCAGTTGGGCGAGCGCGGTCAGTCGCCGCTCAAAACGCTGGACAGTTTCATTAATACAACGTGCCCGAAGTGCAACGGTGCGGCGAAGCGCGAGACCGACACGCTCGACACCTTCATCTGTTCGTCGTGGTACTTCGACCGCTACACCTCGCCGCAGGCTGACGACGCACCGTTTCAAAAGAAAGCGGTCGATTACTGGATGCCCGTCGACCAGTACATCGGCGGCATCGAGCACGCCATCCTGCACCTGTTGTACTCGCGGTTCTTCCATCACGTTTTCCGAGACCTGGGGCTGGTGCAGTCCAACGAACCGTTTTCGCACCTGCTCACGCAGGGCATGGTCATCAAGGACGGCGCGAAGATGTCGAAGTCGAAGGGCAACGTGGTCGATCCCGACCGCATCATAGAACGCTACGGCGCGGACACGGCCAGGCTGTTCATCCTGTTCGCCGCACCGCCGGTGAAGGATCTCGAATGGAGCGACCAGGGCGTCGAGGGCTGTTCGCGGTTTCTGAAACGCGTGTGGCGGCTGTTTGCGGAGCTTTCGGATTCCGTGCAGGGTGTCGAACCCGGTAACGGCGGCGATGCGCTTCCCGACGAATTGAAAGAGCTCCGGCGGCAGACGCACGTGACCATCAAGCGCGTCACGGAAGACGTGGAAAAACGCATGCAGTTCAATACGGCGATCGCGGCGACGATGGAATTCATCAACCACCTTTACACGTTCAAAGACTGGTGGAATGCACAGAAGAACGCCTCCCCCGAACACAAGGCCGTGTTGCGGCAGGCGGTGGAGTCGTTGATCCTCGTGTTGAGTCCGTTCGCGCCGCACATCGCGGAGGAGATGGCGTCGCGGTTGAAATTTTCCAAAGCCACGCACGAATGCGCGTGGCCGGTGTTCGAGGCGCAGCACATGCAGGCCGACGAGATGACCATTGTCGTGCAGGTGAACGGCAAGGTGCGGCAGAAGCTGTCCGTGCCGTCGGAGATCGCCGACGACGACCTCAAACAGCAGTGCCTCGGTGACGAACGCGTCCGCGAATGGCTGAACGGCAAGGAGCCAAGGAAGGTGATCGTCGTTCCCAAAAAACTGGTGAACATTGTTGTATAG
- a CDS encoding methyltransferase family protein, translating to MPEPDAEREADGSTDGAMSPVKSLVFTIAIPSVYLGALLVAWLGPKHFGFGVRPLVYAGLTVGLSGLLFWIVAMVQLGKSLAVLPGGDRLVSRGVYRCVRHPVYWGIVLTFFGLFLAVGSVQGMVYLFVVVVPLNIVRARQEERAMQKKFGEAYTRYRRQTWF from the coding sequence GTGCCGGAACCTGATGCAGAACGGGAAGCGGACGGCTCAACCGACGGAGCGATGTCTCCGGTCAAAAGCCTGGTGTTCACCATCGCCATTCCGTCTGTGTATCTTGGCGCATTGCTGGTGGCGTGGCTGGGGCCGAAACATTTCGGCTTCGGTGTGAGGCCGCTGGTGTATGCCGGGTTGACGGTGGGCCTGTCGGGCCTTTTGTTCTGGATCGTGGCGATGGTGCAGCTGGGGAAGTCGCTCGCGGTGCTTCCCGGGGGCGACCGGCTGGTGAGCCGCGGTGTGTACCGCTGTGTTCGGCACCCGGTGTACTGGGGCATCGTGCTTACGTTTTTCGGATTGTTCCTTGCGGTGGGATCGGTGCAGGGGATGGTTTATCTTTTTGTTGTGGTGGTGCCGCTCAACATCGTGCGCGCGCGGCAGGAAGAGCGTGCAATGCAGAAAAAATTCGGCGAGGCCTACACCCGTTACCGCCGGCAGACGTGGTTTTGA
- the secE gene encoding preprotein translocase subunit SecE, which translates to MLAKSKEFLSGVKAEVKKVTWPSRKESVGGTMVVLVVVAFIGLFLWIVDTILSKIVEGMLSG; encoded by the coding sequence ATGCTCGCAAAAAGTAAAGAATTCCTGTCCGGAGTCAAGGCGGAAGTCAAAAAGGTCACCTGGCCTTCCCGTAAGGAGTCCGTGGGCGGCACCATGGTCGTGCTCGTCGTGGTGGCGTTCATCGGCCTGTTTCTTTGGATCGTGGACACGATCCTGTCCAAAATCGTGGAGGGCATGCTTTCCGGATGA
- the rpmG gene encoding 50S ribosomal protein L33, giving the protein MRDIVLLACGECKRRNYSTTKNKKKTTGRLEFSKYCRFCRKHTPHKETK; this is encoded by the coding sequence ATGAGGGATATTGTACTTTTGGCGTGCGGTGAGTGTAAGCGACGGAATTATTCCACCACCAAGAACAAAAAGAAAACCACGGGCCGTTTGGAATTCAGCAAGTATTGCAGGTTCTGCAGGAAGCACACTCCTCACAAAGAAACTAAATAA
- a CDS encoding sodium/proline symporter codes for MTELSGAIIVVFCLYVLLMLAIGWATSRYQKSASHYFLGDRSLKAWVTAVSSTASSESAWAVLGTVGLAYKDGLAALWFLPGCLLGYALNWFFLAERLRKHSLDTGAITLPDYFEFHFNDKTRVLRMLSVGIIFFSMMAYVAAQFTGIGKTFDAIFGIPHTVSIPVGGAIIIVYTMMGGFLAVAWTDFVQGLIMVAGLVVLAVVGFVHLGGFSGVAEQVNAASPETLQWMGGKPTAVFFGSMIGLLGIGLGYPGQPQVLNRYMAAKNKKVIETGVWIALGWGFLVYGSAILLGICGNALYPTLDDPEHLFPRAATDLLPTGLTAVVLTGVMAAIMSTVSALIIVATSSVAHDVYSKMINPNLTHEQIVRISRYTVLALGIGAMLISLMETRVIFWFVLLAWSALGSSFGPVILFSLYWKGVTREGAIAGMVTGFVTTVVWYHSGMKDVLYEMIPAFTLATLAVYVVSKLTAHKASATVTTNPERSE; via the coding sequence ATGACGGAACTGTCCGGGGCCATCATCGTCGTCTTCTGCCTGTACGTCCTGCTGATGCTCGCCATTGGCTGGGCGACCTCGCGCTACCAGAAATCGGCGTCGCATTACTTCCTGGGCGACCGCTCGCTGAAAGCGTGGGTGACGGCGGTGTCCTCCACCGCCTCCTCCGAAAGCGCGTGGGCGGTGCTGGGTACGGTAGGGCTGGCGTACAAGGACGGCCTCGCCGCGTTGTGGTTTTTGCCCGGCTGTCTGCTCGGGTACGCGCTCAACTGGTTTTTCCTCGCCGAACGCCTGCGCAAGCATTCGCTCGACACCGGCGCGATCACCCTCCCTGATTATTTCGAATTCCATTTCAACGACAAAACCCGCGTGCTGCGCATGTTGTCGGTGGGCATCATTTTCTTCAGCATGATGGCGTACGTGGCGGCGCAGTTCACCGGCATCGGCAAAACCTTCGATGCCATCTTCGGCATCCCGCACACTGTGAGCATCCCGGTCGGCGGCGCGATCATCATCGTCTATACGATGATGGGCGGCTTTCTGGCGGTGGCGTGGACCGATTTCGTGCAGGGACTCATCATGGTCGCGGGACTGGTGGTGCTGGCAGTCGTCGGGTTCGTGCACCTCGGCGGATTCTCCGGCGTCGCCGAACAGGTGAACGCCGCCTCGCCGGAAACATTGCAGTGGATGGGCGGCAAGCCGACCGCCGTGTTCTTCGGCTCGATGATCGGCCTGTTGGGCATCGGCCTCGGCTACCCCGGCCAGCCGCAGGTGCTGAACCGTTACATGGCGGCGAAGAACAAGAAAGTGATCGAGACCGGCGTGTGGATCGCGCTCGGCTGGGGATTCCTGGTGTACGGATCGGCGATCCTTTTGGGCATCTGCGGCAACGCGCTGTACCCGACGCTGGACGATCCCGAACACCTGTTCCCGCGTGCCGCGACGGACCTGTTGCCGACGGGACTGACCGCGGTGGTTTTGACCGGGGTGATGGCAGCCATCATGTCCACCGTCTCCGCGCTCATCATCGTCGCCACTTCATCCGTGGCGCACGACGTGTACTCGAAGATGATCAACCCCAACCTCACGCATGAGCAGATCGTGCGCATCAGCCGTTACACCGTGCTGGCCCTGGGCATCGGCGCCATGCTGATTTCGCTGATGGAGACACGCGTCATTTTCTGGTTCGTATTGCTGGCGTGGTCGGCGTTGGGATCGAGCTTCGGCCCGGTGATCCTGTTTTCGCTGTACTGGAAGGGCGTGACGCGCGAGGGCGCGATCGCGGGCATGGTGACGGGCTTCGTCACCACCGTCGTCTGGTATCACAGCGGCATGAAGGATGTGCTGTACGAGATGATCCCCGCCTTCACCCTGGCCACCCTCGCCGTGTATGTAGTGAGCAAACTAACCGCGCACAAAGCTTCCGCTACCGTAACCACCAATCCCGAGCGGTCTGAATAA
- a CDS encoding amidohydrolase family protein encodes MTASVRTRILFEKLVTMTGRDYERGEVWVKDGRVESIQDTVTPGNPAPTIDLTGHLLLPGFVNAHSHMGLCALEGKLTPRTPFADWILDVVAANTALNWSDRVGALHRHSQTMLSTGVTLLGDYLANPELLVELARLPFRQVLFLETLGFPEEDAVARADRVEGLVQEHESQGGRIRLGIAPHAPYSVSAKLLRRLKVIAQNHRCPISCHVAEVPEEREFLQTGEGPMRHLLETRGVFNPRWRPPELGPAAYLDQLGVLEGLVGVHLNDVAGDLDLLARRNVTAVFCPGSTRWFGRERYMPVRQLLDRGVPVGLGTDSLASNESLNFLRELKLAEEMLPEVSRAEILTMATRWGAEALHSEAGTVEPGRCADLIAFRMGSETENWFDIPFENGGRQVDWVMIQGNPVPPHPGPMEES; translated from the coding sequence ATGACCGCATCCGTTCGCACACGCATCCTCTTTGAAAAACTGGTCACCATGACCGGACGCGATTACGAACGGGGCGAGGTCTGGGTGAAGGACGGTCGGGTCGAGTCTATTCAGGATACCGTCACCCCGGGCAACCCCGCTCCTACTATTGACCTCACCGGCCACCTGCTTCTGCCCGGCTTCGTCAACGCCCACAGCCACATGGGCCTGTGCGCACTGGAAGGCAAGCTGACGCCGCGGACGCCGTTTGCCGACTGGATTTTGGATGTGGTCGCCGCCAATACGGCGCTCAACTGGAGCGACCGGGTAGGAGCCCTGCACCGGCACAGTCAAACCATGTTGTCTACAGGCGTCACGCTGCTGGGAGATTATCTGGCCAACCCGGAATTGCTGGTGGAGCTGGCCCGTCTTCCGTTTCGCCAGGTACTGTTTCTGGAAACCCTGGGCTTTCCTGAAGAAGACGCGGTTGCCCGCGCGGACCGGGTGGAGGGTTTGGTCCAGGAACACGAATCCCAGGGTGGGCGCATCCGCCTGGGCATCGCCCCGCACGCGCCGTATTCGGTTTCGGCGAAATTGCTCCGCCGGTTGAAAGTCATTGCGCAGAACCACCGTTGCCCGATTTCCTGTCATGTAGCCGAGGTGCCGGAAGAGCGTGAATTCCTGCAAACCGGTGAGGGACCCATGCGGCACCTTCTGGAAACACGGGGCGTGTTCAACCCCCGGTGGCGTCCTCCCGAACTGGGGCCGGCGGCCTACCTGGATCAACTCGGAGTGCTGGAGGGACTGGTGGGCGTCCACCTGAACGACGTGGCAGGGGATCTGGACTTATTGGCCCGGCGGAATGTCACGGCCGTGTTCTGTCCCGGAAGCACCCGCTGGTTCGGCCGCGAGCGTTATATGCCGGTTCGCCAGCTGCTGGACCGCGGGGTGCCGGTGGGGTTGGGCACGGATTCCCTGGCCAGCAATGAATCGTTGAATTTCCTGCGTGAATTGAAGCTGGCCGAAGAAATGTTGCCGGAGGTGAGCCGTGCCGAAATTTTGACCATGGCCACCCGCTGGGGTGCCGAAGCGCTTCACAGCGAGGCCGGAACGGTGGAACCGGGCCGCTGCGCCGACCTCATCGCCTTCCGTATGGGGTCTGAGACAGAAAACTGGTTCGATATACCATTTGAAAATGGGGGGCGGCAGGTGGACTGGGTGATGATCCAGGGAAATCCGGTCCCCCCTCACCCGGGCCCGATGGAAGAATCATAA